In Acidimicrobiales bacterium, one DNA window encodes the following:
- a CDS encoding HNH endonuclease signature motif containing protein: QRTRTPPPAMWDALVARDRCCTEPDCTTPAEWCDAHHIVHWANGGPTSLANLTLLCRRHHTALHNGEIAVTGTAPTLTGHHRANAPPHQADAAA, encoded by the coding sequence GCCAGAGAACCCGCACACCCCCACCGGCCATGTGGGACGCGCTCGTCGCCCGAGACCGCTGCTGCACCGAACCCGACTGCACCACACCCGCAGAATGGTGCGACGCCCACCACATCGTCCACTGGGCCAACGGCGGCCCCACAAGCCTCGCCAACCTCACCCTCCTCTGCCGACGCCACCACACCGCCCTCCACAACGGAGAGATCGCAGTCACCGGCACCGCACCCACCCTCACAGGGCACCACCGAGCCAACGCACCACCCCACCAGGCCGATGCAGCAGCGTGA